From the genome of Pseudomonas hamedanensis:
TGTCCCGGGGGACAACCAGCGTCTTCTCTCCGGGATCGTCGAACGGTTCACGGTAGACTTCCGTGAACGGTCCGCCCTGTGCTACCCAGCTGATGATAACGATGAAGGGAATGGGATCTTCGAAGGAAGCGCTCCAATCCGGGATGACGACCGTCAGGTCTTCGGCCAACGCGGAACGCGGCAACAGCCCATCGGGACTTTCCTTGCCTTCTTCATCTTTGAGAATGGCAGGGACTTGAGGCACCTCAATCAGGTCATCATCCGTGTATTCAGAGCGTTGCATTGAACGACCTCCCTCGCCTCATCCCAAGCAGAACATGCACGAATCACCAGGGGTGATGGGTTGCTGCTGGAATTGATTTAACGACGTTGAAGACGTCCTGCCTACTGTCAGAAATTACAGGTATTGCTACCGTTTGTCGGAAGGCGATTTGCAGGCGAAGGGAATTGGATGGTGGATCGAGCGCTAGATAATCTGGAGTTGAGGCAGGTCGGCGCAATTATGCGCTGTTCACGCGGGCCTCTTCGCGAGCAGGCTCGCTCCCACCTTTTTGACCGCGTTCCAATGTGGGAGCGAGCCTGCTCGCGAAGGCTGACTTAAAGACAACACGTCTCTACAGACAGACAAAACCCGCCGTCCCGAATCAACCGGGGCGGCGGGTTTTGTATTTTCAGACCTCAGATCAAACCGTATCCACTTTCAACGAATGATCATTGAGCATGCCGCTGATGATGGTCGCTGTGTCGTGACCGCTAGCGATCATGCCGCCTGCGCCCGGCGTGACACCATAGTGGCTGGCAAGGTTGACGCCGGCCAGGTCAATGGTCTGGTTCGGCGTGGCGCCGGCCATGGCACTGACGTCGATGCTGGTCATCACCGAGGCGCCGCTGCCGCTGACGGTGAAGTGCAGGTAGTCATCCAGCGACGCCGTGCTGCCGTTTTCACCTTGCAGCAGTTGCGACAGGTCGAGCTTGTCGGTGCCGGGGGTGAAGTCGGTGATCAGGTCGTGGCCACTGTTGCCCTTGAGCCACTGGAACGTATCGGCCCCTGCTCCGCCGGTCAGGTTGTTGTTGCCCAGGCCACCGATCAGCAGGTCGTCACCGCCGCCGCCATTGAGCACGTCGTTGCCCAAACCGCCGTTGATCACGTTGCTGTTGCCGTCGCCGGTGAGGCTGTCATTGAAGTTCGAGCCGAGCAGGTTTTCGATACCGGTCAGGGTGTCCGTCCCGGCGCCGAGGGTGTTTTGCGCACCGAGCAGGCCGAGATTGACCGTGACCGCCGCCATGGCGTGGGCGTAGCTGGCGGTGTCGCTGCCAGTGCCGCCGTCGAGCAGGTCATTGCCGGCGCCGCTGTAGAGCAGATCGTTGCCGGCGCCGCCGTGCATTTCGTTGTTGCCGGAACCTGCGGTGAGTACGTCGTTGCCGTCGCCAGCGTTGATCACGTTGTTGCCAGCGCCCGCCACCAGAATATCGTCGCCGGCAGTGCCGGTGAGGGTGTGGCCGTCCTGATAGCTGATGCTGACGTTGGCGGTGTCGCTGCCGCCGTGGTTGTCGCTGGCGGTGTAGCTGCCGTTGAAATCCGGGGCGACGTCGTGGGCTCCGGTGTAGTTGAGGGTCATGGTCAGCTGATAGTTTTCCGCCGCATTGGCGTTGCCGCCACCGCCGTTGCTGATGTTGGTGATGTGGATCTGGTAGATGCCGTTCGCCGAGGCGGTGAGGGTTTGCCCATCCGTCAGTGGCAGGTAGGCGCCGCCGTTGAGCGAGTACTCCAGGCTGATCTGACCGGCGCCCAGGTTGTGATCCAGGTTGAGGGTTTCACCCTGGCGCAGGTGGACGGTGATGCGGTCTTCATCGTTGGCGTTGCTGTTGCTCACCATGCCGAGGTAGCCGCTGACCACCACCACCGCGGTCATGGTCGCGGCATTGGCACTGAAGGCGTTGCGCACGTTGGCCAGGGTCTGATTGGCGCTGTTATTGGCATTGGTGCCGGTGAAGTTGATCGCGCCACTGCCGGTAAAATCCGCCGCCTTCGAGACCCAGCCGGTGTTGAAACTGGTCGGAGTGGCGTTGAGGGGATCGCCGTTGGGGTCGGTGTCGTTGGCCAGCAACAGCTCGCCCGGCACCACGATATTGCCCGAGAGCACGTTGGTGATGACGTGGTCATCCATCGCCACGGGCGGCGCGTTGGGGATCACTTTCACGGTCAGCGTCGAGCTGGCCAGGTCGCCGTCGTTATCGCTGACGGTGAAGCCGATGTTTTCGGTGATGACCACGGCGGTGGTTTTCTGCGAGGTGTAGCTGTATTCGCCGGTGTCGAGGTTGATCACCAGAGTGCCGCTGTTGTTGGTGGCGATGCTCACGGTGTTGTTGGCCGTGTTGAAGGTGCCGTGGTTGGCGCCGCCGCTGGCGGTCAGCGAACCCTGACCGCTGAGGGCTTTCGGATCGTAGGTGTAAGTGGTGCCGTCGACCACGATGGATTTGATGAAACCGCCATCGGCGCCAAACGAACCGCCCTCGCCCAGCAACGAACCGGTGACCGGTGCGCCCTGCACAGTGCCGGACAGCACCGAATTGAGCTGGTTGAGGTCGGTGACCACCACCGCGTTGGTGTTGGTGTGGCTGATACCGTCGTAGGCCAGCGGATCGAGGTAGGCGTTGCTCACACCACTGCCCAGGCCGATCGCGTAGTTCTTGATGTTGTTGGCATCGAGGAAATTTTTCAGCGCGGCTTCTTCGGCGGCGTTGATCTCGCCTTCATTGGGTTTGCCGTCAGAGAAGAAGTAGCCGACGTTCTGCGCCCCGGTGAGTTTGCCCGAGGTGTTGAATGCGCTCTGCATCACCGCCACAGCGGCGTCGTAGTTGGTGCCGCCGCCGGCATTGAGGCCGGCAAGAATTGTTTTTGCCGTTGCCACATCCACCCACACCGCCGTGCGGTCCGTGGCATCGCTGCTGAAGGTCACAAGCTGCACTTTCACATCGCCCAGATCGTCGTACTTGTCGAGCAAGGCACTGATCGCCTGCTTGGCCAGCGCCAGTCGCGACAGGCCCGGCACGCCGGAGGGGTCGGCCATGCTGCCGGAGATGTCGAGGACGATCAGCAGGTTGGAGTCGATCTCCACCGCCGCCACCGAACGGTCCGACGCCACCGCCTTGGGCACGTCATCGACAATGTTGACGACGAGGGTGCTGGTGGTGCTGTTGCCCAGCGAATCGGTGGCTTTGTAGGTGAAGCTTTCACTCAGGGTGTTCGGCCCGTCGTTGGCGTTCGGCGCGGTTTTCGGTGCCGAGGTCAGCGTGTAGGTATAGGTGCCGTCAGCATTGAGCAGCAGTTGCCCATAACTGCCGGTGGCGTTGCCAACCAAGGTGTAAGTGATCGCGCCGCTGCCGCCGCTGACCGAACCGACCAGCGTGCCGCTGGCGGTTTCGCCGCTGTTGCCCGGTTCGCTGCCGGTGACCGTACCGGGGGCGACATCCTGGCCGTCCTTGGTCAGGTCGAGGGCTTTTTCGTAGACGGTGACGTCAGTATCGCTGATTGCTATCAAGCAGCTGTCATGCACGTCGATGGTGAGGGTGGTGGTGCTTTCGTCCCCGTCGGAATCGCGCACGGTGTACGTGAACACATCGACCGCGCCCGGACCGCTCACCGCGTCGGGATTGCTGTGGTAGACAGCGTTGCCGTTCGCGTCGAGAGTCAGGTAGCCGTAGGTGCCGTTGATCTGCGAATTCAAACCTCCGATGGCGGAAGTGGATGTATCGGCGCCGGCACGCACGCCGATCACGGCACCGGAAACCGCCGGACCGTCAGCGCCGCCGATATCGTTAGTGAAGACGTTGCCACTGACGGTGGCGCCCTCCACGACCGAAGCCGCATCCGGATTAGCGCTCGGCAGGTCGTCAACGATGTTGACGTTGATCTGCCCTGCCGCCGTGCTGCCATCGGTATCGGTCGCCACCACATCGAAGTTTTCGCTGAGGCTGTTGGCGCCATTGGCGGTCGAATGACTTTCGTTATCCATCAAGGTGTAGCTGTAGCTGACCACACCGGTCGCCGGGTCGTAACCGGTAATCGTCAACGTGCTGCCCAGCGGAGTGATGGCCGATTGCGGGAAGCCTGCCGCGACGCCGTTGGTGACCACGGCAATGCCACCCACCGTGAGGGTTTGCAGGCCATCGAGGGCGGTGACGGTGAAGCTGCCGCTCTGGGTCAGCGCCGGAGTATCGGGGCTGCTGCCGTCGCTGAGATTTTTCTCGTAAACGGTGAGTTCGCCGCCCTTCACATTGAGGCCGTCGAGGCACACCGGGTCATCGTTGTTATGGACGTTCAGCACCAGGTTGGCAGTGCTGGTGTCGCCATCGGCATCGGTCAATGTGTAGGTGAACGTTTCGCTGCCGTTGCCGCCGCCGTGCAGATTCTTGAAGTCGACGTCATTGGTATTGAGCGTGTAGGTGTAAGTGCCGTCGGCGTTGAGCACCATCGTGCCGTAGGTGCCGGTGAAGGTACCGGGGGTGATCGGCCCGCTCGCAACGATGTCGGCGCCTTGTACGTCGTTGTCGAGCACGTTGCCGGTCAGGGTCAACAGGGTCTCTGTTGCGCTGTCGGCATTGCTGTCGTTCAGCGCTTTCGGCACGTCATCGACGATGCTCACAACGATGCTGCTGGTGACCACGTTGCCCAGCGAGTCGGTGGCCTGATAGGTGAAGGTTTCGCTCAGGCTGTTGGCGCCATCGTCAGCGTGCGGTGTGGTGCTGGCCGGTGACGTCAGCGTGTAGGTGTAAGTGCCGTTGGGGTTGAGGACGATTTGTCCATAGTTGCCGGTAGCACTGCCGACCAGCGCATAACTGACTGCACCGACTGCGCCGGTGACCGAACCGACCAGCGTGCCGGACGCGGTTTCGCCCGTGCTGTTCGGATCGCTGCCAACCACGCTGCCCGCCGCCAGATCCTGGCCGTCCTTGATCAGGTCGAGGGATTTTTCATAGACGGTGGCATCGGTGTCGCTGACGGCTTTCAGGCAACTGTTGTAGACGTCGATGGTGATGGTGGTAGTGCTTTCGTCACCGTCTGCATCGCGCACGGTGTAGGTGAACACATCCACCGCGCCCGGGCCGTTCACCACGTTGGGATTGCTGTGATAAACCGCGTTGCCGTTGGCGTCCAGGGTCAGGTAGCCGTAGGTGCCGTTGATTTGCGAATTGAGGCCGCCGATGGCGGAGGTCGAGGTATCGGCACCGGCGCGCACGCCGACCACTGCGCCCGTGACGGCCGGGCCGTCGGCGCCGCCGATGTCATTGTTCAGCACGTTGCCGCTGACGGTGCCGCCCTCCGCCACCGATGCGGCATCCGGGTGTGCGGTGGGCAAGTCGTCGACGATGTTGACGTTGATCTGGCCGCTGGCAGTGCTGCCATCAGTGTCGGTCGCGACCACCTCGAAGTTTTCGCTGAGGCTGTTGGCGCCATTGGCGGTCGAATGACTTTCGTTATCCATCAAGGTGTAGCTGTAGCTGACCACACCGGTCGCCGGGTCGTAACCGGTAATCGTCAACGTGCTGCCCAGCGGAGTGATGGCCGATTGCGGGAAGCCTGCCGCGACGCCGTTGGTGACCACGGCAATGCCACCCACCGTGAGGGTTTGCAGGCCATCAAGGGCACTGACGGTGAAGGTGCCGCTCTGGGTCAGCGCCGGCGTGTCGGGGCTGGTGCCATCGCTGAGGTTCTTTTCGTAAACGGTGAGTTCGCCGCCATTTACATCGAGGCCGTCGATGATCACTGGATCGTCGTTGTTGTGAATCTGCAAAACGAGGTTAGCGGTGCTGGTGTCGCCATCGGCATCGGTAATCACATAGGCGAACGTTTCCGTGCCGTTGCCACCGCCGGTCAGCGCTTTGAAATCGGCGTCGCTGGTGTTCAGGGTGTAGGTGTAAGTGCCGTCAGCGTTGAGCACCAACGTGCCGTAAGTGCCGGTGAAAGTTCCGGGCGTAACTGGGCCGGTGGGTACGCGGTCAGCGCCTTGTACGTCGTTGGTCAGGACATTGCCGGTCAGGGTCAGTTGAGATTCCGACGCCGTTCCGTTGCTGTCATCGTTGGCTTTCGGCAAGTCATCGACGATGTTCACATCCAGCGTGCCGTTGGCGGTGGTGCCGTTGTCGTCCACCACCGTGACTGCAAATTGCTCAGGCAGATTGTTTGCGCCATCGGCATTCGGATGCGCTTCGTTGTCGGCCAAGGTATAGCTGTAGCTGACCACGCCGGTTGCAGCGTTGAAACCGGTGATGGTCAGCGTGTTGCCCTGTGGCGTGGTGATCGATTGCGGGAAGCCTGCGGCTACACCGCCAGTGACCACGGCAATACCGCCAACGGTCAGCGTCGTTACGCCGTCCAAAGCAGTGATGGTGAACGTGCCGTTTTGCGTCAGCGCGCCGGCATCCGGGGCGCTGCCGTCGCTGAGGTTTTGCTCATAAACCGTCAGTTCGCCGCCCGCGACATTCAGGCCGTCAATGATCACCGGATCATCGTTGTTGTGAATCTGCAGAACGAGGTTGGCGGTGCTGGTGTCGCCGTCGGCATCAGTAATCACATAGGCGAACGTTTCCGTGCCGTTGCCACCACCGGTCAGCGCTTTGAAATCCGCATCGCTGGTGTTCAGGGTGTAGGTGTAAGTGCCGTCAGCGTTCAGCACCAAGGTGCCGTAAGTGCCGGTGAAGGTGCCGGCGGTGACAGGACCAGTCGGGACACGGTCGGCGCCTTGTACGTCGTTGGTGAGGACGTTGCCGGTCAGGGTCAGTTGAGATTCCGAGGCGGTGCCGTTAGCGTCGTCCACGGCTTTCGGCAGGTCGTCGACGATGTTCACATCGAGCGTGCCATTGGCGGTGGTGCCGTTGTCGTCGACCACGGTGACAGCGAATTGCTCTGGCAGATTGTTCGCACCATTGGCGTCCGGATGCGCTTCGTTGTCGGCCAGGGTGTAGCTGTAGCTGACCACGCCGGTTGCAGCGTTGAAACCGGTGATGGTCAGCGTGTTGCCCTGTGGCGTGGTGATCGATTGCGGGAAGCCTGCGGCTACACCGCCAGTGACCACGGCGATACCGCCAACGGTCAGCGTCGTTACGCCGTCCAAAGCAGTGATGGTGAACGTGCCGTTTTGCGTCAGCGCGCCGGCATCCGGGGCACTGCCGTCGCTGAGATTTTGCTCATAGACCGTCAGCTCGCCACCCGCGACATTCAGGCCGTCAATAATCACCGGATCATCGTTGTTGTGGATCTGCAGAACGAGGTTGGCGGTGCTTGTATCGCCGTCGGCATCAGTAATCACATAAGCGAACGTTTCCGTGCCGTTGCCACCACCGGTCAGCGCTTTGAAATCCGCGTCGCTGGTGTTGAGGGTGTAGGTGTAAGTGCCGTCAGCGTTCAGCACCAGCGTGCCGTAAGTGCCGGTGAAGGTGCCGGGTGTAACCGGGCCGGTCGGTACGCGGTCGGCGCCTTGTACGTCGTTGGTGAGGACGTTGCCGGTCAGGGTCAGCAAGGTTTCCGAGGCAATGCCGTTAGCGTCGTCAACAGCTTTTGGCACGTCATCGGTGATGTTCACGTCCAGCGTGCCGCTCGCCGTGTCGCCATTGCTGTCGACGGCAATCACCGTGAATTGTTCGCTGAGACTGTTGGCGCCGTCGCCCGCCGCGTGGGTTTCGTTGCCATTGAGCGTGTAGCTGTAGGTGACCGTGCCGGTTGCCGGGTTGTAGCCGGTGATGGTCAGGGTGTTGCCCAGTTGCGTGGTGATCGACTGCGGGAAACCCAGCGCCACGCCAGCGTTGATCAGGTTGATGCCGCCGATGCTCAGGCTGGTCAAACCGTCCGGTGCGGAGACGGTGAAGCTGCCGCTCTGGGTCAGCGCGCCTGGATTGGCCGCCGTGCCGTCAGGCAGATTGGCTTCGTTGAGGTTCAGTTCGCCGCCAGCCGTGTCGAGACCGTTGAGCGTGACAGGATTGTTCACCGGTGGCGGTGGTACCACGATCGGCGCGGGAGTGTCGTCGCCGTCGTCGATCACCGCTTCGCGGCGTTCTTCAGGGAATTCGGGAATACCATTGAAACCGGCGGTTGGGAAACCGATCACAGGATCGACCCGCCCGCCCACTTCGGTCAGCAGCACAAAACTGTGCCCGCCGCCCGCATCCCCCGGTGTGGCGCTGGGGGCATTGGGACCGGCCGCGGTGGCTTCGGCGGTTTGGCTCGGGTCTTCACCGGCGGCGATGGCTTTCTGGATCTGCTCGACATCGGTCAGCTGCGCCTGGCTCGGAGTCTGCGCTTCGTCCACTTTCACGGCGACAGCCTGGTCGGCCAGCAACTGCCCGGTCATTGTGATGCTGCTGCCACGCCCGAGGGTCAATTCCTGGCCGTTTTGCAGTTTCACCGCCACCGCGCCTTCCGCGCCGGTGATCAGTTGATCGCCGGCGTTCAAGCGATCGCCTTCGATCAAGAGAATTTTCTCGCCGTTGGCCTTCTGGGCAAATACCTGACCAATGACTTTAGTGACCGTACCGATGAGCGTTGCCATGTGAAATCCTCCGCTGCCGACCACCGTCGGCACAGGTTCGCGAAGCAGCCCATGGCTCAATCGGGTTGCCGGGAGTGACGCTCGCACCCTCGACAGTTCGTTTCGCAGGTAGCGTTTGCAGGGAATCGCTCGTGCATCAAGCACTTGCGAGTCCCGGTCAAAACAGCCACTCCACTAACGCTACGTAACGGTGGTGAACCACCCGAGTGACAAAAATCTGTCGCTCATCAACCGTTACGCGTCCCTCCCCTTCAGCAGTACTTCGCCGTGTCTCGCAAAGTGAATGGAACTTTCCTCAAGCCTTTTCGAGCTCCCTAAAGCGCATAAAACAAAGGCTTTCACGCTGAACAATGTGCTGCTTTTTACAAAGCGCATAAGTTTTTTTTGGCATAAGCCATATGAAAATTTTTTCTTAGCTACGCTTCAAGATGTTCTTAGCTCTGTTGTTACAAGAGTGAAACGCTTACACCCCTAAAATTCGTCAAATATTTGGCGACAGTAACACACCATCAGGACTCAGGGAGATGCACCCATGCGCGTTCTAACCCCCCTCTGCAGCGCGGTTTTGCTGGCCATGGCTTGCACATCCCAAGCCCAGGCCATGAACCTCACCGAAGCGATTCAAAGCACCATCGCCACTCACCCGGAACTCGCGTCGCGCGTGGACGCACGCCTGTCGGCTGACGAACAGGTCAAGGTCGCCAAGGGCGGGTTCTACCCGTCGGTCGACTTGAACGCCGCTTATGGCCGTGGCTACAGCGACAACACCAACACCCGGGCCTTTGGTAATCACAACACCGAGATCCTCAACTACACACAGTCGGAGCTGCGTTTGCGGCAAATGTTGTTCGATGGTTTCAACACCGCCAACGAGGTCGAGCGCACCAAGGGCGTGTCCAACTCGCGCGCCTACTACGCGCAAGGCACCGCGCAGGATCTGGCCTTGCGCACCATCGAGGTCTACCTCGAAGTGCTCAAGCGTCGTGAGCTGGTGACTTTGGCCAAGAACAACCTGCAGGCGCACTTGCGGGTCAACGATCAGATCGGCCTGCGCACCGAACGCGGTATCGGCAGCAACGCTGACTCCGATCAATCGGTCGCTCGCAAGGCGCTGGCGCAAAACAACCTCGACACCGCCGAAGTCGATCTGGCCGACGCCGAATCGAACTTCTACAGCGTGGTCGGACGCATGCCAGATGAGCTGGAAACCCCGGCCTCGACCCGAGGCGAATTGCCTACCGAGCTACGTGAAGCGCAGCAGAGCATGGTCGACAACAACCCGTACCTGAAATCGGCCCAGGCCGACGTGCAGTCTGCCGAGAGCCAGTACGAGGTTGCCAAGTCGCCGTTCTATCCACGCTTCGACGCCGAAGCCGCGGTGGGCGCGAACAACAACGTGCAGGGCGACGAAGGCCACGACAACGAATGGCGTGTGGGCGTAGTGATGAACTACAACCTGTTCCGCGGTGGCAGCGACAAGGCGCGTCTGGCCGCCAACGCACACGATATCAACCAGGCGATGGACATCCGCAACAACGCCCTGCGTCAGCTCAACGAGAACATTCGTCTGGCCTGGAACGCCATGGAAAACGCGAAGAAGCAGACGCCGACTGCCCGCGAATACGCCGAAACCAGCAAACGCGTGCGCGCGGCGTATCAGGACCAGTTCGGCCTCGGCCAACGCACCTTGCTCGACCTGCTCGACAGCGAAAACGAGCTGTACAACGCCAACCGCCGCTACACCGAAATTCGCTACACCGAGGAGTACTCGATGTACCGCGTGCTGGCGAACATGGGCCAGTTGCTGAGCAAACAACGCGTGGTGCTGCCGGCTGACGCGATTGCCACGACCGAAGTGAAAAACCAGGCACGCCTGCCCGAGTTGAAGTGACTCATTGTGGCGAGGGAGCTTGCTCCCGCTTGAGTGCGCAGCACTCATTCTTTGATCGTTCCCACGCTCTGCGTGGGAATGCCTCTTGGGACGCTCCGCGTCCAGTGACGCGGAGCGTCACGGGCTGCATTCCCACGCGGAGCGTGGGAACGATCCGACAAGAGCCGTGTTCATCTCGCATCGCCGTTCAACAGAGGCAGTCAATATGACCAGCATGGAACCCGGCGCCCCCGGGGTCGATCCGCGCGCAAGCTTCGATGATCCGTTACTCGACGGTCTGTTGATCCTCTGCAAACTGCATGGCGCGACGGTCAGTCGTGCCAGCCTGAGCGCCGGCCTGCCCCTGCACAACCAACGCCTGAGCCTCGACCTGTTGCCCCGCGCCGCCGCCCGGGCCGGGTTGCAGGCACGCATTCTGCGCCGCGACCTGAAAGACATCTCACCGCTGAATCTGCCGATTTTGTTGCTGCTCAACGACGGTCGCACCGCCGTGCTGCGGCGTTTTGCCGATGACGGCAAAGCCCTCTTGCTGCCCAGTGAAGCCGATGGCGGCGAGCAATGGGTCAGCCGCGAAGAACTCAGCGAACACTACAGCGGCCAGGCCTTGTTCGCCCGACCGCGCCACGAACTCGAAGACCTGCGTGCGCCTTTGGTGCCCCGAGTCAACGCCTGGTTTCGCGACACCCTGAAGCTGTCGAAATGGCTGTACAGCGATGCGATTCTCGCCAGTTTCCTGATCAACCTGCTGGGCCTGATGGTGCCGTTGTTTGTCATGCAGACTTACGACCGCGTGGTGCCGAATCAGGCAACATCGACGCTGTGGGTGCTGTCGATCGGGCTGCTGATCGGCACCGGTTTCGAACTGGTGTTGCGCGTGGTGCGGGCGCACTTGCTCGATACCGCCGGCAAGAAAACCGACGTGATTCTCTCGGCGACGTTGTTCGAGCGCATCACCGGCATGTCGATGAAGGCGCGGCCGGCGACCGTCGGCGGATTTGCCCAGAGCATTCATGACTTCCAGGGCCTGCGCGAATTCCTCACGGCAGTGACGCTGACCAGCCTGATCGATTTGCCCTTCGTGGTGTTGATGCTGGTGGTGATCGGCCTCCTCGGCGGCTGGCTGGTGGTGATTCCGCTGTTGGCCTTTCCGATCACGATCTGCTTCGCACTGGCGATTCAGGCCCGCTTGCGCGACACCGTGCAGAAAAGCCTGAGCCTGGGCGCCGAACGGCAGGCGGTGCTGATCGAAACCCTCGGCGGCCTGGAAACCCTCAAGGCGTGCAGCGCCGAAAGCGAACGCCAGCACCGCTGGGAAAGCACTCACGGCGCCCTCACCCGCCTCGACAGCCATGCCCGCAATCTGGCGGCGCTGGCCACCAACGGCACGCTGTTCATCCAACAATTTTCCGGGATGGCGACGATTGTCGCCGGGGTCTACAGCATCATCGCCGGCAACCTCAGCGTCGGTGCGCTGGTCGCCACGTACATGCTCGGCAGCCGTGTGCTCGCGCCGCTGGGCCAGATCGCCGGGCTGATCACCCGCTATCAGCAAGCGCAACTGACCATGAAAAGCACCGACGCGCTGATGGCCCTGCCGCAGGAGCGCGACGGCAAGCAACGGCCGCTGGAACGCACGCAATTGCAAGGCGCACTGGACGTCAGCGGCGTGACCTTTCACTACAACGGCCAGAATGCACCGGCCCTGAGCAACGTCACCTTCAGCCTCAAACCCGGTGAACGGGTCGGCATCATCGGGCGCAGCGGTTCCGGCAAAAGCACGTTGGCGCGATTGCTCATGGGCTTTTATGAACCCGAAGAAGGCCAGTTGCTGCTCGACGGTCTCGATCTGCGCCAACTGGATGTCGCTGACCTGCGCCAGCAGATCGGTTATGTCGCCCACGACTTGCCACTGCTGGCCGGTAGCCTGCGCGACAACCTGACCCTTGGCGCGCGCTACATCAGCGATGCACGCATGCTCGAAGTCGCCGAACTGACCGGCGTGACCGAACTGGCGCGCCAGCATCCGCAGGGGTTCGACCGGCCGGTGGGCGAACGCGGCCAACTGCTGTCCGGCGGCCA
Proteins encoded in this window:
- a CDS encoding type I secretion system permease/ATPase; protein product: MTSMEPGAPGVDPRASFDDPLLDGLLILCKLHGATVSRASLSAGLPLHNQRLSLDLLPRAAARAGLQARILRRDLKDISPLNLPILLLLNDGRTAVLRRFADDGKALLLPSEADGGEQWVSREELSEHYSGQALFARPRHELEDLRAPLVPRVNAWFRDTLKLSKWLYSDAILASFLINLLGLMVPLFVMQTYDRVVPNQATSTLWVLSIGLLIGTGFELVLRVVRAHLLDTAGKKTDVILSATLFERITGMSMKARPATVGGFAQSIHDFQGLREFLTAVTLTSLIDLPFVVLMLVVIGLLGGWLVVIPLLAFPITICFALAIQARLRDTVQKSLSLGAERQAVLIETLGGLETLKACSAESERQHRWESTHGALTRLDSHARNLAALATNGTLFIQQFSGMATIVAGVYSIIAGNLSVGALVATYMLGSRVLAPLGQIAGLITRYQQAQLTMKSTDALMALPQERDGKQRPLERTQLQGALDVSGVTFHYNGQNAPALSNVTFSLKPGERVGIIGRSGSGKSTLARLLMGFYEPEEGQLLLDGLDLRQLDVADLRQQIGYVAHDLPLLAGSLRDNLTLGARYISDARMLEVAELTGVTELARQHPQGFDRPVGERGQLLSGGQRQAVLLARSLLLDPPIMLLDEPTSAMDNSSEDLLRQKLHTWVQGKTLLLVTHRTSMLSLVDRLLVLDNGRVVADGPKDAVIDALRKGRVGSAAV